The genome window GATAGAGAGGATCTGTCATCCCCAGAGGCGGCTGGGAAGCACGTCTTCTTTCCAAAGGGCAGTGATGATATAGTTGCAGGGTGCGGGTATTTGAATCATCTATGCCAGATAACTGCAGTCTTTTCTCACCCTGGAGAACTGTGAGACGCATTCTTTAACTTTCCAAAAGCCCCATCAGCTGACCAGTCCCAGAATTGTCAGTACTAATTAGTGCTAATTAATTGGAATTTGGAACTCTTGACTTGCAGGATGGGTGTGTGTTTGAGAGATGTTTATGAAAGATGTGCTTATCCAgaggatttccttttcttttaagtttcaaggcCAGAGACTTAAGAATCTTTAATCTAAAGGAAGGAGATCCAACAGTTGTTACAAAGCCTCAAATCTCTGCTCAAGTCTCCTGTAGGATTAAAGATACCAGAGAAGAGCAGGAGATGGCGAGGTGGATATTCCACAGCCCCAGTCCAGGGGATGTTTGAGTGACATGAGGGTCTCCAGGGTGAAGAACTAGGGGACTCAAATCTGAATGGTCTGAGACTGGAGAATGTTATTCTCTCTCTGAATCCAATCAATAGCCACTCTGCCCCTTTGTACAGTTCTTTCTGGTTTTACCAGccacatttcattttgaaaagtcattaaaatgcaaaagatgatgatgataagatGACAGGAGTCAAGTATTTCAAAGAACATATTTCTTGCCTTCACCTACTGTTGGGGCGTAAAAAACAATGTGTACTTTTTATTTGAATTGGTTGCTGCTCATTCATTCGGCCCTTGGAAAGCAGGATGCTCGTAGAGATCTGCCGATTGTTATAAACCAGCCCCTCCTCAGAAGGAATAAACACACAGGGCCAATTCATTGTTGTTCTCCAGGAAAAATAAGAAACCCAGACTTTGGGAAGTTGAGGGGCAGGAGGGGTCTGACTTGCCCTGCAGTAGGCTGAGGGCGAGGTGCATAATGGGAGGACCTCGGGCTGTAGGGGCTTCCACTGAAAGACTAGGGTCTGGACTCGCGGTGGCTGACATTCCAGCTGGCCGAATCCATGCCCTTGGAAAACAGAGGCACTGGAAGGGAAGTGGTGAAGTCAACCCACTTCTCCTAGAATTGGTGCGTGCAAGCCCAAGAGAGCTCCTAACTTGCTCCTGTCACAAGCCATTAACTATTGATTTTCCAGTCCCTCACTCTAAATGCTCCTTGGAGACCCCAGGTTCACCTAATAAGAACGATCACTAGGCATCGAAAGTTTACAGAACATGTTTACACATACCTGTATTTAATTCCCATCTCTATAAGGTAGAAATGAGCATTAATCCCAATTTATAGCTGATGGGGGGTAGAGGGGCGGGGAATGGGCCTCCACATCTTTGAGCCTGACTGTGCTGCCACTCAACATGCAGTATCAGAGAATCCTTCCAACAATACTGTAAAGTAGAAATTCCTTCCTCATTTTACTCAGGAggcaactgagactcagagaatttAAACTGAGTTGACCGTGGTCATGGAGACAATATGACAGGGGGCCAAGTCAGAGCCCGATCTTTCAGACTCCTGGTCTATCTGTGGGAGTGGCAATTTTCTATAGCAGACTGGAGGTTGATTTTTCTCCCCACTCTGTAACCAGAGAGGGGGGAGGTAACTGTGTGGTTTTGTGCACTGAAGCAGACCTCTCTCAGTGCCTTGGGGAGCTACCTGGTTATTCATCTCAGGCCCTCTGCCCTACCTCCCCTGTGCACCCCACCCCAGCACGcctctttcctctgttttgtCCCAGCAGAGAGGAGCAGGATGCCAAGCTCCCAAAGTCTCAGCTTGCAGACCTGGTAATTAGCCCTTTGTGTCCAGTTAACCACCTTTCATCTCCTCTACCTGCTGGTGTCCGCTTTCCCTATTAGCATCTCTCAgctctttgctgagccctccgcCCTCTTTGTGGCCAGCTCAGCTTGTTTGTCAGGGATGATGGCTAAGGGACGCACGCACACAGGGGAGGGCTGCTCAACCAGAATCACTCACATTTTCCATCCTGTGTGCCAGacatctctctcctctccccaccccacagatAGCCAGGTTTAGGTCACCTGGCTTAGAGGAAGGCAATTGATAGCTAGGCCCCCAAATTTGGGGCCTTTGGAGCCCTGGTATTGCCTTTCAGTTCCCCTCCATGGCTAGAATGGGAGCTGACTAACTGGCAACTTTTATACTTCAGCAAAAAACCTGCTAATTCCTCATCTCCAAGGGGCTCGCCCTCAACCCCAGACTTCTGCTTTGAGGCTGCCCGTTTTGGTCCATCAGCCAAACAGCCTGAGTTTTCCTGGACAGTCCTGCTTTCGTTGTCctcatatttaaacatttatgtttgTGTTGTCCAATGcagcagccactagccacatgtagctatttaaatttatattatgtttacatatatcctaaatttatattaataaaaatgaaagaaaattaaaattttaagtctcATTTCAATTGctcaatagtcacatgtggctagtggctactgttgGGCAGCACAGAtggaaaacatttccattatctcagaaagttctattggacagctcTGATCTACACAACCAgaaattccgtgtttccccgaaaataagacctagctagacaatcagctctaatgcgtcttttggagcaaaacttaatataagacccgatattatattatattatattatattatattatattatattatattatattatattatattatattatattatattatattatactgggtcttatagtaaaataagaccaggtattatattatgttatgttatattatattatattacattacattacattatattatattatataagactgggtcttatattaacttttgctccaaaagatgcattagagctgattgtccggctaggtcttattctcagggaaacatgGTTCTAGTATATTGGTATCCAAACTACATTTCACAGGCTGTTTCTTTCTCGTAGAAGTTCCTAAAGTTCCCTAGACCTTTCAAGTGAACCCATTTGAGTTCCCAAAACGTCAGGGCTTGTTGGCATTACCTTTGAAAATGTGTCTCCTATAAAATGTACCATTACCAAGTTCAAATGCCTGCTATTTCTACACAGTGGGACATATGGGACCTGGGATATTCTTGGTGTGTGTGATCTTCAAAACTTCACTCCATTTACAAAGGAGGGAACTTGCTGTCTATTAGTTTCATCCAGGCCATCAGCCCTGACCGCCAAATGTGACAGCTGGATGTGGAATCCAGTGctggcagagggaggaaggggcagagctgaAAGAATCACAGCTGGGCATGGATGCTTCTAGGTCTGCCCTGTCCTAGGGGTGAGGGTGAGAAATGCCTATCAGACCCTCCCCATCATCCTTTCTCAACTTCTTGAACAAGAGCCTTTGCTGCAGAATGaaaaggattttttctttttcctttttcttgtccgAGAGAAGGGGCACTTTGGGGTAACAGGTTGAAGCAGAAGCAGTTTCTTTTTGGAACGGGGCAGTTCCTTATTCCCTGCCAGTTCCTGCAGGCAAACAGCATGCCGAGCTGGCCTGCTGCCTCAACCGTACCTGTCATGTGCTTGGCAAGTCTGACTTGAGTCCTTTTTTCCACTGCCTTCCCCACCCTGTCAAATTACAGTTGCAACCTCTCATTTTTCTGCTGCCTAGATGATTAAAAAGCATGACTTAGTGGAAAAATCTTGACCTCTTTAGGGTCAGCCTCTTAAGCAGCTGTTGTAGATAAGATTGTGCTGGCAAAATACTCAGCAATACTTTTCAAggctttctgtctgtgtgtaaGGAAATGAGAAGCTGTTTGCTTCTGGGTgccttttgtttgtctttggagAGAACTGAAATTTTCAGAGGCATAAATTGGTGTTATCtgataataaagtaaaatttctggTGGAAGCATTAGATTAttatagtgatttaaaaaaaaagtaattaagctttgttaatttttttttttttttttttttttttttggctggtgCTTGTCTTGAACAATTCAGGGAGCAAAGTTCTCTGGCAACTAAGCAGAATCAGAAGTTCAACGCTCAGACTTCCCCCAAGGACTTAAAAGACTTAATTGTGCAGCTCTTGGTGTAAAAGGCattgtttagttattttaattactGTGTTCGTATTGCTGCCTCTTGCTTAGAGATTGAATATTTACCGTAGTCCTGTTGAAACTGTTCCAAAAAGGACATTCCAATTTAAATTTAGCATATGTCCTCAAAGCATTTTATCATCTTTGTATTTGCCAAGACCTTGTACCCATCTAATGAGCTAAGAAGGTCACTATGCTTCTCAAAAGGAGACACTGAGGCACAGGTGGTTGAGAGGACTTGGCTAGGGTTATATAAGTGATGTCAAGTACATAGCGAGAATCTGGGGTCTGTGGCTTGACACAATGTGTTATCAAATGAACACCTCACTTGAAGTCCTTTAGGGCTGGGTTTGGGTTCCCTACCAGCCACTTCCTAGCTTTGTGGCCTCGAGTaagtcacttgccctctctgtgcttcagtgtcttcatctgtaaaacagggatcaTACCACTCCACACTTCATAGGATTACTGTGAAGATTGAGATTCTGCTCAACAAATATGCCCGACATATCGTCCATTATCATCAATATTTTAACATCCACCTGCCCCTCAATTTTAGTTAAAGACCTATTCCTAGGTCAAAACAAAATTCCATGCTTTCCACCTTTACcgacctcctcctcctcctgttggCCTTACTGCTGTTTGTCCCTTTCACTCTTCCTCAGCTTGGGTGATCAAGATAGTTAGAATCCAGCTGGCACCTTCTTCAGCTGGGGAGTCACAAGGGAGGCACAGCCCTGGGCTTGAGGTCAGAGGGTGGACACAGGGGCCCAAGTCTGTCCTGGGCCAGGTGTCCATCTCCGCTTGATATTTATCTCAGGTGCTGAAGATTTAGAACAACTGTTCTGACTGGCAAGTTCAGCTTCTGGACCGGGCTGCTCAGAGGGTCACCCTCGGGCCTCCAGCAGCTGAATAGGCAGTTAAAGCCCAGAATCTTGTCCACACTCTCTGGTCAGTTTTTTTGTCTATGAAATGGGAATGTTGACCCAGTAGCatccattcatttttcaaaaggcaCTGGCACTGGAAAAGCAGAtccaggtttgaatcctggctcttccGTGTGACTGTCAGAGCCTCAGAGTCTCACTGCTCCTAGGGGGTGGTGAGGCCTAAGGGAGATGCTGTCTGAAAGAGCTGTATACACTGTAGCATGCTTTGCACTCATTGGGGATCCCCTTGCTCACATCCCAGGCTCATGCTTGGAGGGACACCTTGTTTCATCACCTACAGGGAAGAGCACCAGCTCCACATGAGGAGTCGTGGGGAGGGGCCCAAGGAGGCCACTCGGCCCTCTCCCTGCTCTGTACATGTGGGTCTGTGTGCACCGCGCAGCCCAAGGGCAGAACTGTAGGACTGGCCACGTAGGAAGACAAAGCCCGCAGTGGCGGTCAACCTTCCCCATGCCTTTTTTCATCCCCCTTCACCTAAGCCCCTACCCTGCCTGGTTTTCCTCCTGGCTGCCATTATGGTACTTTTCGTAAAGCTTGTTAAGTCTTTAATGATGCCTGGTTGTGCAGCTGGCTTAAGACTTAATCCCCAGCAATAGGGCTTTATTGGATAAATGGTTAATAATCACTTGTCTGCAGGAATTGGGGCGGTTTTGTTGAGGCCCGTGATTCCCAGCAGCCCCATGTGACCTGTGACATGGTCAGTGATTTGACTGGGACAGCACTGCTTGGGGTTGGGGTGCAGTAAGATGAAGCACCCTCATAACACCACGGAAGTTGGGAAGGCCTAAGTTTGTAGGCGAGCACTTCTACCTCTGGGGAACAGAGGACACCTGTCTGCTGCCATGGGCTTGTCTGGGTCTCAGCCAGGTATGGGCACTCCCCAGGATCTCTTCAAATGTACGTCTCCACCCACTCCaggttttgctttcctttctttcaccattaacaagctgtgtgacctcgagCAAGTCTCCtgacccctctgggcctcagtttcctcatctatcaaatagAGAGGTTGGAAGAGATGGCCTTGAAGGTGCCCTATGATTCTGTGAGCCCCAGTGTCCCAGACAGAGGTTCTTCTTTCTGGCTCTCTGGTGTGTCACTGAGGGCTGTGAATGGCAAGGGACCAGCAGCCCATTGAATTAAGTGCTTAAGCTTCTGGGCAAAGAACTGGGTCAGCTGTAGTCACAGGGCAGTGTGAGCAAAGGGAATCCACAGAGCCAGATGTGGCCCTTGACTTTATAGCCTGAGGGCCCGGAGTTTGAGGTTTCTTCCAACTTCAGGCAGAACACACAGTAGGCATGAAAAAAAGCCTCATTGATGGGACTCTAGAAAGAGAAGTAAACTCAGATGTAGAGCTGTCAAGGAATCAGGAGTTGTTTACAGGTGAAACAGCCTGAGATTTTGTTCCCAGCTTGCCTGTGATTGGGGGCCACCCTCAACCCTTATTTGGCCTTGACTTTACAGTTGCACTGAGATGAGGACCCATCTACTGGAAGGGCAGGTGGTGTTGGGGCCTGGGAGTCAAACATGTGGGTCTGAATCTCCTTTCAGCACCCGTTTCCAGGCCATGCTTTGGACTGCTGCAGTTAAATGCTTGCTGCAGATAGAGATGTGActgaccgtgtttccccgaaaataagacctaactggaaaataagccctagcgtgattttggatgacatcccctgagcataagccctaatgcgtcttttggagcacaacttactataagacctggtcttattttcagggaaacacggtactatggATGACATGATTTTGAATCGTTTTAtctaaaactgaaatgaaacaaaaagtgcAAACAGAGCCACCCCACCTTTTAGACTTGATGGCACTGCCCCGAGGGATGGTTTCCCATGTTGCCCTCAGATTTGCTCCCTGGCTCCTGCCTTCCGCCCCTGAGCAGGATCCCCAGGAGGAGCACAGTCCGGGACACGTCGCAGGTGCtcagtcctgtgtgtgtgtgtgaaatgaagGAATGGAATTTCTCTTTTCAGACCGGTACGTGACTGGGTGCTTGCTCTGCTTTTATTTCAGATCTTTCCCGACCCGTCAGATTTCGACCGTTGCTGCAAACTGAAGGACCGTCTGCCCTCTATAGTGGTGGAGCCCACAGAGGGGGAGGTGGAGAGTGGGGAGCTCCGATGGCCCCCCGAGGAGTTCCTGGTCCAGGAGGATGAGCAGGACAACTGTGAAGAGACAGCGCCAGAGAACAAGGAGCAGTAGAGTCCTCGCGGACGCCTGGCAGGTCACAGCAGACAGCATTTGTACCTGAACTGTGTTCTTTCCCATTGTGATGGAAGAAGAGAGTGAGCCACAAGCGTTCTGAAATGTCAGACAATGGCTTTCGTTTTTGCACCTGCAATCACTGAGttggtcttcttttcttttcttttcttttcttgaactGTGTCGGGCCGTGGAGCCCTCTGGGACACTTTGCAAGGCCTTCTGAGAAGGGAAGCTGCTtcgagcaggggtggggggtgcgggAAGCTGTGTGTCTTTGAGATCGTTATCTGAACGCAAGCAACTCGAGGCCGTGGTGGGATTCCAGtgggctctgggggtggggcggggcggggtggggggaatgtGCACAGCGAACAAGGAACATTTGAGGTAAGAACACAAACATGAGACGAAAGAGAAAACACACGtttgaaagaaaacattgagCAGAGAAGTACAGCCAGGAAGTCCTACTCAGTGAGCGTTCACTCTGGCTGCTGGGGCATCAGACAACAAAATCTTCATCTCTCTCCCGGGCTTCACCCACCACTAGCCTTTGCTTTTATTCCAGGTGTGTTGTCTGTTTCAGGGGACGCGGGTGAAGCAGTGCAGTAGAAGCTCGCTGCCTGCAAAGCCAGCTGGAGGAGAGGCTCGGGAAAGGAAAAGGCCTCCCATTCCTTTTCCACGTACCCTCTGCTCTCGGCTGTAGCAGGTTCACATACCAGAGGTAATCTGGAGATTTTCTTTTAAGAGGCAGGGTTTTTGAGCTTCTTTCCCCTGACTTATCCTTTTTGCCCCCTAGCCCTTTGGAGAGTAGTGAGAATACTTCCTGCCCTTGTTGGAGGACCGAGGTGGCCGCTTGGACACGAAGCTTCCTTCCCAACTGTTCCTCCCAGACTTGCTTTCAGTCTTAGCAGAGCTGGCAGGCAATCCTCGGCTggcccttccttctccttcccacccccaggcACAGCCATCAGGAAAAGGTGGCTCCCAGCCATGCAGTGGGTTCCAGCCAGCCCGACCAGCCACAGTACCCACTCCCATGGGGGCTCCTGGCCTGCTTTTCTGGTGAGAGCTGCGTGGAGACCAGAGGaagctttttctgtttcttgtgggGAGGTGAGCTTTACTGCAGGTCCCAAGAGCTGGCAAAGCCTGGGAATTATtaggtgggggtgaggaggctCATGTGCAGCAGCCTGGGGATCAAGGTTAAAACTGAAGGGCGTCATGAGATCCTCGGCTTCTCCCCATGTGTTTCTGGATGCAGGTGGGAGGACGCTGTGGTGAGGGAGCATGGAACAGTtgtcctcctcccttcccacctcccccacctgtCCCCTGCAAGGGCACAGTTGCATGAGAGAGAGCCTTGGACTGAGAGCTGCTTCTCAGAGCTCTGAACCACCAGGAGCAGCAGGTTGCAGGACAAACTCTTCAAACCATCTCCATCTCAGAACAGATTATGCCACCAAGAGGTGGGTTCGAGAGCCTCCCTGGGGCTGAACTGGGCCAACCAAGGCACCCACGTGCCCCCTTGGGTTTCTGGTCAGTCCAGGTTGACCCTGGTTTTGGACTTGAGTGTGGAGTTGTGTTTAATACCTCAAGGTTTGTGTGGCTCTCGGGAACGTTGGGCAGTAGGGCCAGTGTGTGCTGTTGACACATGAGCAGGATTTGGTTTTGGGAAGTtgcctctcccccttccccccttctGCCCCACTGCTCCCTTCCTCTGTGTTGTCTGCTTGTGTTACACACACCGATGGCAATAACTTCTTCCAGCTCCTTGAGGAAGTGGGAGAGGCCTGCAGCCTGCACTGCTGGgtgtttctctctcttgctctccctttccttctgttttgGCTGCAGCGAGCCTTTCCTCCTGACTCTCATTCCCTCACAGCAG of Rhinolophus sinicus isolate RSC01 linkage group LG05, ASM3656204v1, whole genome shotgun sequence contains these proteins:
- the LBH gene encoding protein LBH, with product MSVYFPIHCPDYLRSAEMTEVMMSTPSMEEIGLNPRKDGLSYQIFPDPSDFDRCCKLKDRLPSIVVEPTEGEVESGELRWPPEEFLVQEDEQDNCEETAPENKEQ